The proteins below come from a single Mangifera indica cultivar Alphonso chromosome 16, CATAS_Mindica_2.1, whole genome shotgun sequence genomic window:
- the LOC123198861 gene encoding transcription factor bHLH18-like has product MDLSSAKWLSELVMDEYNIIHQCHMDSLSELTNTQDIAAALEGSLKQSFSSENNSSYPIFTTKNTSTTFSGSSNETSQTSFERFTKQLKTTNSWSSCTTAEHISPNNSPQASHFLSFEQSNCSLKPPKDETVTSGNCHFQHLDPKNSLESQNHGTKRCYSMTRTPSLAHDHIMAERKRREKLSQRFIALSAIVPGLKKMDKASVLGDAIRYVKELQERVKVLEEQTKKRTVESVVFVKKSQVTSEDEISSSDENFDGTSDAALPEIEARASDKDVLIRIHFARQKGFLPKILTEIENLHLSIVNSSVLPFGSSTLDITIITQKNEEFSMTMKDLVKELRMSLLKFM; this is encoded by the exons ATGGATCTCTCTTCAGCCAAATGGTTGTCTGAACTG GTAATGGATGAGTACAACATCATTCATCAATGTCATATGGATTCTCTTTCGGAGCTAACCAATACACAAGACATAGCAGCTGCTTTGGAAGGGAGCTTAAAACAATCTTTCTCATCCGAGAACAATTCCTCTTACCCAATTTTCACTACCAAAAACACTTCAACAACTTTCAGTGGTTCTTCAAATGAAACATCTCAAACGAGCTTTGAAAGATTCACCAAGCAACTTAAGACGACTAACAGCTGGAGCTCTTGCACCACCGCCGAGCACATATCGCCGAATAATTCTCCACAAGCTTCTCATTTCCTTTCTTTCGAGCAATCGAATTGCTCTCTGAAGCCGCCTAAGGACGAGACAGTGACTTCTGGGAATTGTCATTTCCAGCATTTGGATCCTAAGAATTCCTTGGAAAGCCAAAATCACGGGACTAAAAGGTGTTATTCAATGACAAGAACTCCTTCGTTGGCTCATGATCACATTATGGCTGAAAGAAAGCGAAGAGAAAAGCTTAGCCAGCGATTTATAGCTCTTTCAGCCATTGTTCCTGGCCTAAAGAAG ATGGACAAAGCTTCTGTTCTTGGAGACGCTATAAGGTATGTGAAAGAGCTTCAAGAACGTGTGAAAGTCCTCGAGGAGCAGACCAAGAAGAGAACGGTGGAGTCAGTAGTTTTTGTGAAGAAGTCTCAGGTAACTTCAGAAGATGAAATCTCATCTTCTGATGAGAATTTCGATGGAACCTCCGATGCAGCACTTCCAGAAATTGAAGCAAGAGCTTCAGATAAAGATGTCCTCATCCGAATCCACTTCGCGAGGCAAAAAGGGTTCCTCCCAAAAATATTAACCGAAATTGAGAATCTTCATCTTTCCATTGTCAATAGCAGTGTCTTGCCCTTCGGAAGTTCCACTCTTGATATAACCATAATCACCCAG AAGAATGAAGAATTCAGCATGACAATGAAGGATCTCGTGAAAGAACTAAGAATGTCTTTATTGAAGTTTATGTGA
- the LOC123198871 gene encoding pentatricopeptide repeat-containing protein At3g02330, mitochondrial-like, with protein MSAPEALESFRRIISSGAKPTRFLLCTALNSCAKTLSWQLGLQIHVYMIKYGYEENLILSSALVDLYAKCGAMLDARSVFDGMKRHDQVSWTSIISGFSQNGHGREAISMFKGMSTTHIKPNCYTYVGVISACTCLDDAFAQVIMFHVHVLKLGFNTNSFVVSALIDCYSKHGRIDLARLVFDEAIQRDNILLNSMISGYSQNSLGEEAVKLFVEMRNENLRPTDHTLSSILNSCGSLTALQLGRQVYSLVTKMGSENNEFVASALIDMYSKCGHLVEARVIFDQTPVRNDVLWTSMIMGYAQSGKGSEALELFERLVTVEGYVPDKICFTAVLTACNHAGLLDKGVEYFNMMRDYGLVPDLDQYACLIDLYARNGHLKRARELMKNMPFKPNYVMWTSFLSSCKIYGEVELGKEAANELLKMEPGNAAPYVLLANIYATAGLWTDVVKVRKLMQQKGLRKSAGWSWVEVEKGVHIFSVGDAIHPQSQEIYDELGKLHLEVKEVGYMPKHLQELEDLACE; from the coding sequence ATGAGTGCCCCTGAAGCATTGGAGTCCTTTCGTCGAATTATAAGCTCCGGAGCAAAGCCTACGAGGTTCCTTCTTTGTACGGCTCTTAATTCTTGTGCAAAAACATTGAGCTGGCAATTGGGGTTGCAAATTCATGTGTATATGATTAAGTATGGGtatgaagaaaatttaattttgagcaGTGCACTTGTCGATTTATATGCCAAGTGTGGTGCCATGTTGGATGcaagaagtgtttttgatggcATGAAAAGGCATGATCAAGTATCTTGGACCTCCATTATTAGCGGCTTCTCGCAAAATGGGCATGGAAGGGAAGCCATTTCAATGTTCAAAGGGATGTCCACTACCCATATTAAACCTAATTGTTATACCTATGTTGGGGTTATTAGTGCCTGCACATGCCTAGATGATGCCTTTGCACAAGTTATAATGTTCCATGTCCATGTCTTAAAGCTTGGATTCAATACTAATAGTTTTGTGGTCAGTGCTTTAATTGATTGTTATTCGAAACATGGAAGAATTGATCTTGCTAGATTGGTGTTTGATGAGGCTATACAGAGGGATAATATTTTACTCAATTCTATGATTTCTGGGTATTCTCAAAATAGCCTAGGTGAAGAGGCAGTGAAACTATTTGTGGAGATGAGGAATGAGAATTTGCGTCCGACTGACCATACTTTAAGTAGTATTTTGAATTCTTGTGGTAGCCTAACTGCACTGCAACTAGGAAGGCAGGTGTACTCTCTGGTCACTAAAATGGGTTCTGAAAATAATGAGTTTGTGGCTAGTGCTCTGATTGATATGTACTCCAAGTGTGGTCACCTTGTTGAGGCTCGTGTCATTTTCGATCAAACACCTGTGAGGAATGATGTTTTGTGGACTTCAATGATCATGGGATATGCTCAGAGTGGAAAGGGATCAGAAGCTTTGGAACTTTTTGAGCGTTTGGTGACTGTTGAAGGATATGTTCCGGACAAAATTTGCTTCACTGCTGTATTGACTGCCTGCAATCATGCTGGATTGTTAGACAAAGGGGTGGAATATTTCAACATGATGAGGGATTATGGGCTGGTTCCTGATCTAGATCAATATGCTTGCTTAATTGACCTCTATGCAAGAAATGGGCACCTAAAAAGAGCAAGGGAATTGATGAAGAATATGCCTTTCAAGCCAAATTATGTTATGTGGACTTCCTTTTTAAGCTCTTGCAAAATTTATGGTGAAGTTGAACTTGGAAAGGAGGCTGCTAATGAGCTTCTGAAAATGGAACCAGGTAATGCCGCTCCATATGTATTGCTTGCCAATATATATGCCACAGCTGGTTTATGGACTGACGTAGTTAAGGTTAGGAAATTGATGCAACAAAAGGGATTAAGGAAAAGTGCAGGGTGGAGTTGGGTTGAGGTAGAAAAAGGGGTTCATATTTTCTCAGTTGGTGATGCTATTCACCCTCAATCCCAAGAGATCTATGATGAACTGGGGAAGCTGCACTTGGAAGTAAAAGAGGTTGGTTACATGCCCAAACATTTACAAGAATTAGAGGATTTGGCTTGTGAATGA
- the LOC123199819 gene encoding COMPASS-like H3K4 histone methylase component WDR5A → MSTDPVQSFKPYTLTQTLTGHHRAVSSVKFSSDGRLLASSSADKSLLAYSVSNISNSDSTPLQQFSGHEQGVSDLAFSSDSRFLVSGSDDKNLRLWDVATGTCLKTLQGHTNYVFCVNFNPQSNMIVSGSFDETVRIWDVKSGKCLKVLPAHSDPVTAVDFNRDGSLIVSSSYDGLCRIWDASTGHCMKTLIDDENPPVSFVKFSPNGKFILVGTLDNTLRLWNFSTGKFLKTYSGHVNSKFCISSSFSVTNGKYIVSGSEDNCVYLWELQTRKVLQKLEGHTDTVISVACHPTENMIASGALGSDKTVKVWTQKE, encoded by the exons ATGTCGACGGACCCGGTCCAATCCTTCAAACCCTACACTTTAACCCAAACCCTAACCGGCCACCACCGTGCAGTCTCTTCTGTCAAATTCTCCTCCGATGGTCGCCTCCTCGCCTCCTCTTCTGCCGACAAGTCTCTCCTCGCCTATTCCGTCTCCAATATTTCCAATTCCGATTCTACCCCTCTCCAACAGTTCTCCGGCCATGAACAAGGCGTCTCCGACCTCGCATTCTCCTCTGACTCTCGTTTCCTCGTCTCCGGATCGGACGACAAAAACCTTCGTCTATGGGACGTAGCCACCGGCACGTGCCTTAAAACGCTCCAGGGTCACACAAATTACGTGTTTTGCGTTAACTTTAACCCTCAGTCTAACATGATTGTCTCCGGTTCTTTTGACGAGACGGTTAGAATTTGGGACGTTAAAAGCGGAAAGTGTCTCAAGGTTTTACCTGCGCATTCAGATCCCGTTACTGCCGTTGATTTCAATCGCGACGGTTCACTGATTGTCTCCAGCAGTTACGATGGTTTGTGTAGAATTTGGGATGCCAGCACCGGACATTGTATGAAGACACTTATTGACGATGAGAATCCGCCTGTTTCCTTTGTTAAGTTTTCACCTAACGGCAAGTTTATTCTCGTGGGGACTCTCGATAATACTTTG AGACTTTGGAACTTCTCAACTGGTAAATTTTTGAAGACATACTCTGGCCATGTGAATTCGAAGTTCTGCATTTCATCCTCCTTTTCTGTGACGAATGGGAAGTATATAGTTAGTGGTTCTGAagataattgtgtatatttatGGGAGCTGCAGACGCGGAAAGTGCTTCAAAAATTGGAAGGCCACACCGACACTGTTATATCAGTAGCATGTCACCCCACTGAGAACATGATAGCCTCTGGTGCACTCGGCAGTGACAAAACTGTGAAGGTCTGGACGCAGAAGGAATAA
- the LOC123199501 gene encoding kinesin-like protein KIN-8B isoform X1, which translates to MPTISAPATKKTTTLTVAVKCRRLSERERGQDIVRVNNKEVVVLDPDLPKDYLERIQNRTKEKKYSFDYAFSPDCTNLDVYVQCISSVISGVVQGLNATVFAYGSTGSGKTYTMVGTKSDPGLMVLSMHRIFDLIEKDKSSDEFEVTCSYLEVHNEIIYDLLEKSSGHLELREDPVHGMVVAGLRCIKVHSADKILELLNLGNSRRKTESTEANATSSRSHAVLEITVKRRQKNKYRNQVMRGKLALVDLAGSERASETNSGGQKLRDGANINRSLLALANCINALGKQQKKGLAYVPYRNSKLTRILKDGLSGNSQTVMVATISPVDSQYHHTVNTLKYADRAKEIRTHVQKNIGTVDTHVSDYQRMIDNLQIEVCRLKKELAEKESQLSIKPAERAADDELSWLNILSHEISENVQERINLQKALFELEEANVRIHSELQHLDEAIAKHQAIERDEAVVEALRARRQVILDNIRDNDEAGVNYREEIAANESHRCELQDMIDEAISNNGNKTYLRILSQYRILGMANIELQFEMALRDQVIHNQRETQRNLWKLLMTSGIDEKHLLDLAAKQGITIEDWTTTSRVGLSNNQQSPNLTDILLLAYLMLKKGSEQWIGGRPVSWCGSPGESPRDICNSCPDIRTQALPYKASSVSASSCSVDFGLRHKDNWNLTRKQNLFKGGIPRVVGFNPTEQESGICRSNHVLQNTKTLNYTHSSCISSFSSRGAIPSVCHSPET; encoded by the exons ATGCCGACTATTAGTGCTCCAGCGACTAAGAAAACTACAACGCTCACG GTTGCTGTGAAATGTAGACGGTTATCGGAGAGAGAACGCGGCCAGGACATTGTTAGAGTAAATAACAAG GAGGTGGTTGTTTTGGATCCTGATTTGCCAAAGGATTATCTTGAACGCATACAGAATAGAACGAAGGAAAAGAAGTACAGTTTTGATTATGCTTTTAGTCCTGACTGTACAAACTTG GATGTGTATGTGCAATGTATATCTTCTGTGATCTCTGGGGTTGTTCAAGGTCTCAATGCAACAGTGTTTGCATATGGCTCAACTGGGAG TGGTAAAACATACACAATGGTTGGGACAAAGAGTGATCCTGGACTCATGGTTCTCAGTATGCATCGAATTTTTGACCTTATTGAAAAGGATAAAAGTTCTGATGAATTTGAAGTTACTTGCTCCTACCTGGAAGTTCACAATGAA ATTATCTATGATTTGCTTGAAAAGTCGTCAGGTCATTTGGAACTCCGAGAGGATCCAGTTCATGGAATGGTTGTTGCTGGCCTGAGATGTATCAAG GTCCACTCAGCGGATAAGATTCTTGAACTTCTGAATTTGGGGAATAGTCGACGGAAAACTGAAAGCACTGAGGCCAATGCAACTTCCTCACG ATCACATGCAGTTTTAGAGATTACTGTGAAGAGAAGACAGAAAAACAAATATCGTAATCAAGTAATGAGAGGAAAACTTGCTCTTGTGGATCTTGCTGGCAGCGAACGAGCTTCTGAAACAAATAGTGGAGGGCAAAAGCTAAGGGATGGAGCCAATATTAATCGTTCTCTTCTAGCTTTAGCAAATTGCATTAATGCTTTgggaaaacaacaaaagaaggGACTGGCTTATGTTCCTTATCGGAATAG CAAACTGACACGGATACTAAAAGATGGTCTCAGTGGCAATTCTCAAACTGTTATGGTAGCAACTATATCACCAGTTGACAGTCAATATCATCACACTGTGAATACCCTGAAATATGCTGACCGGGCAAAGGAAATAAGAACGCATGTTCAG AAAAACATTGGCACAGTTGATACCCATGTTTCAGACTACCAGAGGATGATTGACAATCTTCAG ATTGAGGTCTGTCGGCTGAAGAAGGAACTAGCTGAGAAGGAATCACAGCTAAGTATCAAACCTGCTGAAAGAGCTGCAGATGATGAGCTGTCTTGGTTGAATATTTTGAGCCATGAAATCAGTGAAAATGTCCAGGAACGGATAAATTTACAGAAGGCTTTATTTGAGCTTGAGGAAGCAAACGTCCGTATACATTCTGAACTCCAACATCTTGATGAGGCTATTGCAAAACACCAG GCTATCGAAAGAGATGAAGCAGTTGTGGAGGCTTTGAGAGCAAGGAGGCAAGTAATTCTTGATAACATACGTGACAATGATGAAGCTGGTGTCAACTATCGAGAG GAAATTGCAGCAAATGAGAGTCATCGGTGTGAACTCCAAGACATGATTGATGAAGCCATCAGTAACAATGGTAATAAAACCTACTTGCGCATTCTCAGCCAATATAGAATCTTG GGAATGGCTAACATTGAGCTTCAGTTTGAAATGGCATTGAGGGATCAAGTCATTCACAACCAACGGGAAACACAGAGGAACCTGTGGAAATTGCTCATGACATCAGGAATTGATGAAAAACATCTACTGGACCTTGCAGCCAAGCAGGGAATAACAATTGAAGATTGGACAACCACTTCTCGTGTGGGGCTTTCAAATAATCAGCAGTCACCAAATTTAACTGATATTCTCCTGTTGG CATATCTAATGCTGAAAAAAGGCAGCGAGCAGTGGATTGGTGGCAGGCCAGTTTCATGGTGTGGCTCTCCTGGTGAAAGTCCTCGAGACATTTGCAATTCTTGTCCAGATATCAGAACTCAAGCTTTACCTTATAAAGCTAGCTCTGTATCAGCTTCCTCTTGCAGTGTAGATTTTGGCCTGCGCCATAAG GATAATTGGAACCTTACTCGGAAGCAAAATCTGTTTAAAGGTGGAATACCTCGAGTCGTTGGATTTAATCCAACAGAACAAGAATCTGGCATTTGTCGATCTAACCATGTGCTTCAGAACACCAAAACCCTGAACTACACTCATTCTTCTTGCATTTCTTCATTTAGCAGCAGAGGGGCAATCCCTTCTGTTTGCCATAGCCCTGAAACATGA
- the LOC123199501 gene encoding kinesin-like protein KIN-8B isoform X2: MPTISAPATKKTTTLTVAVKCRRLSERERGQDIVRVNNKEVVVLDPDLPKDYLERIQNRTKEKKYSFDYAFSPDCTNLDVYVQCISSVISGVVQGLNATVFAYGSTGSGKTYTMVGTKSDPGLMVLSMHRIFDLIEKDKSSDEFEVTCSYLEVHNEIIYDLLEKSSGHLELREDPVHGMVVAGLRCIKVHSADKILELLNLGNSRRKTESTEANATSSRSHAVLEITVKRRQKNKYRNQVMRGKLALVDLAGSERASETNSGGQKLRDGANINRSLLALANCINALGKQQKKGLAYVPYRNSKLTRILKDGLSGNSQTVMVATISPVDSQYHHTVNTLKYADRAKEIRTHVQKNIGTVDTHVSDYQRMIDNLQIEVCRLKKELAEKESQLSIKPAERAADDELSWLNILSHEISENVQERINLQKALFELEEANVRIHSELQHLDEAIAKHQAIERDEAVVEALRARRQVILDNIRDNDEAGVNYREEIAANESHRCELQDMIDEAISNNGNG; the protein is encoded by the exons ATGCCGACTATTAGTGCTCCAGCGACTAAGAAAACTACAACGCTCACG GTTGCTGTGAAATGTAGACGGTTATCGGAGAGAGAACGCGGCCAGGACATTGTTAGAGTAAATAACAAG GAGGTGGTTGTTTTGGATCCTGATTTGCCAAAGGATTATCTTGAACGCATACAGAATAGAACGAAGGAAAAGAAGTACAGTTTTGATTATGCTTTTAGTCCTGACTGTACAAACTTG GATGTGTATGTGCAATGTATATCTTCTGTGATCTCTGGGGTTGTTCAAGGTCTCAATGCAACAGTGTTTGCATATGGCTCAACTGGGAG TGGTAAAACATACACAATGGTTGGGACAAAGAGTGATCCTGGACTCATGGTTCTCAGTATGCATCGAATTTTTGACCTTATTGAAAAGGATAAAAGTTCTGATGAATTTGAAGTTACTTGCTCCTACCTGGAAGTTCACAATGAA ATTATCTATGATTTGCTTGAAAAGTCGTCAGGTCATTTGGAACTCCGAGAGGATCCAGTTCATGGAATGGTTGTTGCTGGCCTGAGATGTATCAAG GTCCACTCAGCGGATAAGATTCTTGAACTTCTGAATTTGGGGAATAGTCGACGGAAAACTGAAAGCACTGAGGCCAATGCAACTTCCTCACG ATCACATGCAGTTTTAGAGATTACTGTGAAGAGAAGACAGAAAAACAAATATCGTAATCAAGTAATGAGAGGAAAACTTGCTCTTGTGGATCTTGCTGGCAGCGAACGAGCTTCTGAAACAAATAGTGGAGGGCAAAAGCTAAGGGATGGAGCCAATATTAATCGTTCTCTTCTAGCTTTAGCAAATTGCATTAATGCTTTgggaaaacaacaaaagaaggGACTGGCTTATGTTCCTTATCGGAATAG CAAACTGACACGGATACTAAAAGATGGTCTCAGTGGCAATTCTCAAACTGTTATGGTAGCAACTATATCACCAGTTGACAGTCAATATCATCACACTGTGAATACCCTGAAATATGCTGACCGGGCAAAGGAAATAAGAACGCATGTTCAG AAAAACATTGGCACAGTTGATACCCATGTTTCAGACTACCAGAGGATGATTGACAATCTTCAG ATTGAGGTCTGTCGGCTGAAGAAGGAACTAGCTGAGAAGGAATCACAGCTAAGTATCAAACCTGCTGAAAGAGCTGCAGATGATGAGCTGTCTTGGTTGAATATTTTGAGCCATGAAATCAGTGAAAATGTCCAGGAACGGATAAATTTACAGAAGGCTTTATTTGAGCTTGAGGAAGCAAACGTCCGTATACATTCTGAACTCCAACATCTTGATGAGGCTATTGCAAAACACCAG GCTATCGAAAGAGATGAAGCAGTTGTGGAGGCTTTGAGAGCAAGGAGGCAAGTAATTCTTGATAACATACGTGACAATGATGAAGCTGGTGTCAACTATCGAGAG GAAATTGCAGCAAATGAGAGTCATCGGTGTGAACTCCAAGACATGATTGATGAAGCCATCAGTAACAATG GGAATGGCTAA